A genomic stretch from Octopus sinensis linkage group LG14, ASM634580v1, whole genome shotgun sequence includes:
- the LOC115219116 gene encoding protocadherin beta-15-like isoform X1, with product MLMKIWFSFSFLHVSLCVDLIYHVKEERSPATYIGDIAADSQLLGSVLPGDSRLIAFSLLQRVGSQLFNVTKSGKLYTAQKLDAETLCTYNKECFKIVKAAVRKAKTFMRILKIKVIIEDANDHRPEFPGKSINIEFSENDRKGARKSIPNAIDRDVGILNSQIHYQLEKLQEEPFSLFVSKRADGISTLEIVLDQTLDREVKSNYRIQLIASDGGSPTQRSSLVVEISIKDENDNRPIFSQKIYNISIRNIPNIHLPVAVLSTTDLDQGQNNKVTYFFSPMTSDVVKSHFSLNKTTGEIFLQKHYNLDEKLTYKLYIEARDAGSPPLSSMATVLVNVINQHNNPPTIDIDFVSALSDDTATISEDIKVGSFIAYVMVTDNDVGHNGQVSCDIKHEKFKLLSMGSKEYKIVMKSQVDREAEDHYDITLSCEDKGSPSRKVQKRFFLQVMDVNDVQPHFISDSFKFLTFENEKDKFPVGYINATDPDLGSGGQLTYTLFGYNGDFLPFQITDSGFISTSMSLDREKQHIYAFKVLVKDKGRPSLNNTANITIEILDENDNAPYFTFPSVNPFSLDVHYHPQSNNDITVLKASDRDSRENAFLRYEILKGNNNRLFVINSYTGTLSFSRKVYQNDAGSYQLQFRVKDSGTPVLSASVTISLTLTVSNKTSPSLTAVQIQSDSMIDVTWVIIIVVSAVIISVAIVISITLCVVRCNNGRNGSVRARGNPPYQSRTEMRQLIYQTTTTPSSMHPEEMLNRNNQSNRSRNQFQPEEGPQMEWKTSTIMRSLPKVSKMYHESMEIAPHSEQPQQNTENGSRYLTDTMPTQGDSSHCWTKGFTEQYEEIPGVLDYKRGLQQPKQENSGLKQHFSNQVYLMERQRLTSPQSQVINLNSTVPT from the exons ATGTTGATGAAAATatggttttcattttcatttctacatgtttctttgtgtgtggaCCTTATTTATcatgtgaaagaagaaagaagtccAGCTACATACATCGGCGACATTGCAGCTGACTCTCAGCTACTGGGCAGTGTTTTACCTGGAGACAGCAGGCTGATAGCATTCAGCCTGTTGCAAAGAGTAGGTTCTCAACTGTTCAATGTCACCAAATCAGGAAAACTGTACACTGCTCAGAAACTGGATGCAGAGACTTTGTGTACATATAATAAAGAATGTTTTAAAATTGTCAAGGCTGCTGTCCGAAAAGCCAAGACTTTTATgagaattctaaaaataaaagtaataatagaaGATGCCAATGATCATCGGCCTGAGTTTCCTGGTAAAAGTATTAACATTGAATTCTCAGAAAATGATCGCAAAGGAGCAAGAAAATCGATCCCTAATGCCATAGACAGAGATGTAGGAATTCTCAATTCACAAATTCATTACCAACTTGAAAAGCTTCAAGAGGAAccattttcattgtttgtttcGAAAAGAGCAGATGGCATATCCACTCTTGAAATTGTTTTAGATCAGACACTAGACAGAGAAGTAAAAAGTAACTACCGCATTCAACTTATTGCTAGTGATGGGGGTTCACCTACTCAAAGAAGTTCCTTGGTGGTTGAAATTTCTATCAAGGATGAGAATGACAACCGACCAATTTTCTcccagaaaatatataatatttcaattaGAAATATACCAAACATTCATTTGCCTGTTGCTGTTTTATCTACAACAGATCTTGATCAAGGACAGAACAACAAAGTTACATACTTCTTTAGTCCAATGACTTCTGATGTAGTGAAAAGTCATTTTAGTTTGAATAAGACTACAGGAGAGATATTTTTACAAAAACATTACAACCTTGATGAAAAacttacatataaattatatatcgaAGCCAGAGATGCAGGTAGCCCTCCTCTCAGTTCTATGGCAACAGTTTTAGTAAATGTTATCAACCAACACAATAATCCTCCAACCATTGATATAGATTTTGTTTCAGCTCTAAGTGATGACACAGCAACTATCTCTGAAGATATCAAAGTTGGTAGTTTCATTGCCTATGTGATGGTCACTGACAACGATGTAGGACACAATGGTCAGGTCAGCTGTGATATCAAACATGAAAAATTCAAGCTCTTATCAATGGGTTCTAAAGAgtataaaatagtaatgaaaagcCAAGTGGATAGGGAGGCTGAGGACCACTATGATATTACCTTGTCGTGTGAAGACAAAGGATCCCCTTCTCGCAAAGTACAGAAAAGATTTTTTCTACAAGTGATGGATGTTAATGATGTTCAACCACACTTTATCTCAGATTCTTTTAAATTTCTGACATTTGAAAATGAGAAAGATAAGTTCCCAGTAGGTTATATCAATGCCACAGACCCAGATCTAGGATCTGGAGGTCAACTAACATATACTTTGTTTGGTTACAATGGAGACTTCCTTCCCTTCCAAATCACTGATTCAGGATTCATATCGACATCCATGTCacttgacagagaaaaacaaCATATTTATGCGTTTAAAGTTTTAGTTAAAGATAAAGGAAGACCATCTCTGAATAACACAGCAAATATCACCATTGAAATTttagatgaaaatgataatgcccCTTATTTTACATTTCCTAGTGTTAATCCTTTTAGTCTTGATGTCCACTATCATCCTCAAAGTAATAACGACATCACAGTTCTGAAAGCCTCTGACAGAGACAGCAGGGAAAATGCTTTCTTGAGATATGAAATTCTAAAAGGAAACAACAATCGGTTATTTGTAATCAATTCTTACACTGGCACTTTGTCTTTCTCTCGAAaagtttaccaaaatgatgctggatcataTCAACTGCAGTTTAGGGTCAAAGACAGCGGTACTCCAGTTCTTTCAGCATCAGTTACAATATCTTTGACCTTAACTGTTAGTAACAAGACATCTCCATCATTAACTGCTGTTCAAATACAATCTGACAGTATGATTGATGTAACGTGGGTAATTATAATTGTAGTTTCAGCTGTGATAATATCTGTGGCAATTGTGATTTCTATAACGCTCTGTGTTGTCCGATGCAATAATGGAAGAAATGGCTCTGTGAGAGCTCGGGGAAACCCACCATATCAATCTCGCACAGAAATGAGACAGCTGATCTATCAAACTACTACTACCCCTAGCAGCATGCACCCAGAAGAGATGCTTAACAGAAATAACCAGTCAAATAGATCTAGGAACCAATTTCAGCCAGAAGAAGGACCACAAATGGAATGGAAAACATCGACAATTATGAGAAGCCTCCCCAAAGTTTCTAAG ATGTATCATGAGTCAATGGAAATAGCACCACACAGTGAACAGCCTCAACAGAATACTGAGAATGGCTCCCGCTATCTCACTGACACAATGCCAACACAGGGAGACAGCAGCCATTGTTGGACTAAGGGCTTCACAGAGCAATATGAAGAAATTCCAGGAGTGTTAG ATTATAAAAGGGGACTTCAACAACCTAAACAGGAAAACTCAGGATTGAAACAACATTTTTCTAACCAGGTATATTTAATGGAGAGACAAAGATTAACATCCCCACAGTCCCAAGTTATTAATTTG AATTCAACAGTTCCCACTTAA
- the LOC115219116 gene encoding protocadherin-18-like isoform X3 yields MLMKIWFSFSFLHVSLCVDLIYHVKEERSPATYIGDIAADSQLLGSVLPGDSRLIAFSLLQRVGSQLFNVTKSGKLYTAQKLDAETLCTYNKECFKIVKAAVRKAKTFMRILKIKVIIEDANDHRPEFPGKSINIEFSENDRKGARKSIPNAIDRDVGILNSQIHYQLEKLQEEPFSLFVSKRADGISTLEIVLDQTLDREVKSNYRIQLIASDGGSPTQRSSLVVEISIKDENDNRPIFSQKIYNISIRNIPNIHLPVAVLSTTDLDQGQNNKVTYFFSPMTSDVVKSHFSLNKTTGEIFLQKHYNLDEKLTYKLYIEARDAGSPPLSSMATVLVNVINQHNNPPTIDIDFVSALSDDTATISEDIKVGSFIAYVMVTDNDVGHNGQVSCDIKHEKFKLLSMGSKEYKIVMKSQVDREAEDHYDITLSCEDKGSPSRKVQKRFFLQVMDVNDVQPHFISDSFKFLTFENEKDKFPVGYINATDPDLGSGGQLTYTLFGYNGDFLPFQITDSGFISTSMSLDREKQHIYAFKVLVKDKGRPSLNNTANITIEILDENDNAPYFTFPSVNPFSLDVHYHPQSNNDITVLKASDRDSRENAFLRYEILKGNNNRLFVINSYTGTLSFSRKVYQNDAGSYQLQFRVKDSGTPVLSASVTISLTLTVSNKTSPSLTAVQIQSDSMIDVTWVIIIVVSAVIISVAIVISITLCVVRCNNGRNGSVRARGNPPYQSRTEMRQLIYQTTTTPSSMHPEEMLNRNNQSNRSRNQFQPEEGPQMEWKTSTIMRSLPKVSKNSTVPT; encoded by the exons ATGTTGATGAAAATatggttttcattttcatttctacatgtttctttgtgtgtggaCCTTATTTATcatgtgaaagaagaaagaagtccAGCTACATACATCGGCGACATTGCAGCTGACTCTCAGCTACTGGGCAGTGTTTTACCTGGAGACAGCAGGCTGATAGCATTCAGCCTGTTGCAAAGAGTAGGTTCTCAACTGTTCAATGTCACCAAATCAGGAAAACTGTACACTGCTCAGAAACTGGATGCAGAGACTTTGTGTACATATAATAAAGAATGTTTTAAAATTGTCAAGGCTGCTGTCCGAAAAGCCAAGACTTTTATgagaattctaaaaataaaagtaataatagaaGATGCCAATGATCATCGGCCTGAGTTTCCTGGTAAAAGTATTAACATTGAATTCTCAGAAAATGATCGCAAAGGAGCAAGAAAATCGATCCCTAATGCCATAGACAGAGATGTAGGAATTCTCAATTCACAAATTCATTACCAACTTGAAAAGCTTCAAGAGGAAccattttcattgtttgtttcGAAAAGAGCAGATGGCATATCCACTCTTGAAATTGTTTTAGATCAGACACTAGACAGAGAAGTAAAAAGTAACTACCGCATTCAACTTATTGCTAGTGATGGGGGTTCACCTACTCAAAGAAGTTCCTTGGTGGTTGAAATTTCTATCAAGGATGAGAATGACAACCGACCAATTTTCTcccagaaaatatataatatttcaattaGAAATATACCAAACATTCATTTGCCTGTTGCTGTTTTATCTACAACAGATCTTGATCAAGGACAGAACAACAAAGTTACATACTTCTTTAGTCCAATGACTTCTGATGTAGTGAAAAGTCATTTTAGTTTGAATAAGACTACAGGAGAGATATTTTTACAAAAACATTACAACCTTGATGAAAAacttacatataaattatatatcgaAGCCAGAGATGCAGGTAGCCCTCCTCTCAGTTCTATGGCAACAGTTTTAGTAAATGTTATCAACCAACACAATAATCCTCCAACCATTGATATAGATTTTGTTTCAGCTCTAAGTGATGACACAGCAACTATCTCTGAAGATATCAAAGTTGGTAGTTTCATTGCCTATGTGATGGTCACTGACAACGATGTAGGACACAATGGTCAGGTCAGCTGTGATATCAAACATGAAAAATTCAAGCTCTTATCAATGGGTTCTAAAGAgtataaaatagtaatgaaaagcCAAGTGGATAGGGAGGCTGAGGACCACTATGATATTACCTTGTCGTGTGAAGACAAAGGATCCCCTTCTCGCAAAGTACAGAAAAGATTTTTTCTACAAGTGATGGATGTTAATGATGTTCAACCACACTTTATCTCAGATTCTTTTAAATTTCTGACATTTGAAAATGAGAAAGATAAGTTCCCAGTAGGTTATATCAATGCCACAGACCCAGATCTAGGATCTGGAGGTCAACTAACATATACTTTGTTTGGTTACAATGGAGACTTCCTTCCCTTCCAAATCACTGATTCAGGATTCATATCGACATCCATGTCacttgacagagaaaaacaaCATATTTATGCGTTTAAAGTTTTAGTTAAAGATAAAGGAAGACCATCTCTGAATAACACAGCAAATATCACCATTGAAATTttagatgaaaatgataatgcccCTTATTTTACATTTCCTAGTGTTAATCCTTTTAGTCTTGATGTCCACTATCATCCTCAAAGTAATAACGACATCACAGTTCTGAAAGCCTCTGACAGAGACAGCAGGGAAAATGCTTTCTTGAGATATGAAATTCTAAAAGGAAACAACAATCGGTTATTTGTAATCAATTCTTACACTGGCACTTTGTCTTTCTCTCGAAaagtttaccaaaatgatgctggatcataTCAACTGCAGTTTAGGGTCAAAGACAGCGGTACTCCAGTTCTTTCAGCATCAGTTACAATATCTTTGACCTTAACTGTTAGTAACAAGACATCTCCATCATTAACTGCTGTTCAAATACAATCTGACAGTATGATTGATGTAACGTGGGTAATTATAATTGTAGTTTCAGCTGTGATAATATCTGTGGCAATTGTGATTTCTATAACGCTCTGTGTTGTCCGATGCAATAATGGAAGAAATGGCTCTGTGAGAGCTCGGGGAAACCCACCATATCAATCTCGCACAGAAATGAGACAGCTGATCTATCAAACTACTACTACCCCTAGCAGCATGCACCCAGAAGAGATGCTTAACAGAAATAACCAGTCAAATAGATCTAGGAACCAATTTCAGCCAGAAGAAGGACCACAAATGGAATGGAAAACATCGACAATTATGAGAAGCCTCCCCAAAGTTTCTAAG AATTCAACAGTTCCCACTTAA
- the LOC115219116 gene encoding protocadherin beta-15-like isoform X2, with protein sequence MLMKIWFSFSFLHVSLCVDLIYHVKEERSPATYIGDIAADSQLLGSVLPGDSRLIAFSLLQRVGSQLFNVTKSGKLYTAQKLDAETLCTYNKECFKIVKAAVRKAKTFMRILKIKVIIEDANDHRPEFPGKSINIEFSENDRKGARKSIPNAIDRDVGILNSQIHYQLEKLQEEPFSLFVSKRADGISTLEIVLDQTLDREVKSNYRIQLIASDGGSPTQRSSLVVEISIKDENDNRPIFSQKIYNISIRNIPNIHLPVAVLSTTDLDQGQNNKVTYFFSPMTSDVVKSHFSLNKTTGEIFLQKHYNLDEKLTYKLYIEARDAGSPPLSSMATVLVNVINQHNNPPTIDIDFVSALSDDTATISEDIKVGSFIAYVMVTDNDVGHNGQVSCDIKHEKFKLLSMGSKEYKIVMKSQVDREAEDHYDITLSCEDKGSPSRKVQKRFFLQVMDVNDVQPHFISDSFKFLTFENEKDKFPVGYINATDPDLGSGGQLTYTLFGYNGDFLPFQITDSGFISTSMSLDREKQHIYAFKVLVKDKGRPSLNNTANITIEILDENDNAPYFTFPSVNPFSLDVHYHPQSNNDITVLKASDRDSRENAFLRYEILKGNNNRLFVINSYTGTLSFSRKVYQNDAGSYQLQFRVKDSGTPVLSASVTISLTLTVSNKTSPSLTAVQIQSDSMIDVTWVIIIVVSAVIISVAIVISITLCVVRCNNGRNGSVRARGNPPYQSRTEMRQLIYQTTTTPSSMHPEEMLNRNNQSNRSRNQFQPEEGPQMEWKTSTIMRSLPKVSKMYHESMEIAPHSEQPQQNTENGSRYLTDTMPTQGDSSHCWTKGFTEQYEEIPGVLEFNSSHLTISPVSQQKQLHMDIRK encoded by the exons ATGTTGATGAAAATatggttttcattttcatttctacatgtttctttgtgtgtggaCCTTATTTATcatgtgaaagaagaaagaagtccAGCTACATACATCGGCGACATTGCAGCTGACTCTCAGCTACTGGGCAGTGTTTTACCTGGAGACAGCAGGCTGATAGCATTCAGCCTGTTGCAAAGAGTAGGTTCTCAACTGTTCAATGTCACCAAATCAGGAAAACTGTACACTGCTCAGAAACTGGATGCAGAGACTTTGTGTACATATAATAAAGAATGTTTTAAAATTGTCAAGGCTGCTGTCCGAAAAGCCAAGACTTTTATgagaattctaaaaataaaagtaataatagaaGATGCCAATGATCATCGGCCTGAGTTTCCTGGTAAAAGTATTAACATTGAATTCTCAGAAAATGATCGCAAAGGAGCAAGAAAATCGATCCCTAATGCCATAGACAGAGATGTAGGAATTCTCAATTCACAAATTCATTACCAACTTGAAAAGCTTCAAGAGGAAccattttcattgtttgtttcGAAAAGAGCAGATGGCATATCCACTCTTGAAATTGTTTTAGATCAGACACTAGACAGAGAAGTAAAAAGTAACTACCGCATTCAACTTATTGCTAGTGATGGGGGTTCACCTACTCAAAGAAGTTCCTTGGTGGTTGAAATTTCTATCAAGGATGAGAATGACAACCGACCAATTTTCTcccagaaaatatataatatttcaattaGAAATATACCAAACATTCATTTGCCTGTTGCTGTTTTATCTACAACAGATCTTGATCAAGGACAGAACAACAAAGTTACATACTTCTTTAGTCCAATGACTTCTGATGTAGTGAAAAGTCATTTTAGTTTGAATAAGACTACAGGAGAGATATTTTTACAAAAACATTACAACCTTGATGAAAAacttacatataaattatatatcgaAGCCAGAGATGCAGGTAGCCCTCCTCTCAGTTCTATGGCAACAGTTTTAGTAAATGTTATCAACCAACACAATAATCCTCCAACCATTGATATAGATTTTGTTTCAGCTCTAAGTGATGACACAGCAACTATCTCTGAAGATATCAAAGTTGGTAGTTTCATTGCCTATGTGATGGTCACTGACAACGATGTAGGACACAATGGTCAGGTCAGCTGTGATATCAAACATGAAAAATTCAAGCTCTTATCAATGGGTTCTAAAGAgtataaaatagtaatgaaaagcCAAGTGGATAGGGAGGCTGAGGACCACTATGATATTACCTTGTCGTGTGAAGACAAAGGATCCCCTTCTCGCAAAGTACAGAAAAGATTTTTTCTACAAGTGATGGATGTTAATGATGTTCAACCACACTTTATCTCAGATTCTTTTAAATTTCTGACATTTGAAAATGAGAAAGATAAGTTCCCAGTAGGTTATATCAATGCCACAGACCCAGATCTAGGATCTGGAGGTCAACTAACATATACTTTGTTTGGTTACAATGGAGACTTCCTTCCCTTCCAAATCACTGATTCAGGATTCATATCGACATCCATGTCacttgacagagaaaaacaaCATATTTATGCGTTTAAAGTTTTAGTTAAAGATAAAGGAAGACCATCTCTGAATAACACAGCAAATATCACCATTGAAATTttagatgaaaatgataatgcccCTTATTTTACATTTCCTAGTGTTAATCCTTTTAGTCTTGATGTCCACTATCATCCTCAAAGTAATAACGACATCACAGTTCTGAAAGCCTCTGACAGAGACAGCAGGGAAAATGCTTTCTTGAGATATGAAATTCTAAAAGGAAACAACAATCGGTTATTTGTAATCAATTCTTACACTGGCACTTTGTCTTTCTCTCGAAaagtttaccaaaatgatgctggatcataTCAACTGCAGTTTAGGGTCAAAGACAGCGGTACTCCAGTTCTTTCAGCATCAGTTACAATATCTTTGACCTTAACTGTTAGTAACAAGACATCTCCATCATTAACTGCTGTTCAAATACAATCTGACAGTATGATTGATGTAACGTGGGTAATTATAATTGTAGTTTCAGCTGTGATAATATCTGTGGCAATTGTGATTTCTATAACGCTCTGTGTTGTCCGATGCAATAATGGAAGAAATGGCTCTGTGAGAGCTCGGGGAAACCCACCATATCAATCTCGCACAGAAATGAGACAGCTGATCTATCAAACTACTACTACCCCTAGCAGCATGCACCCAGAAGAGATGCTTAACAGAAATAACCAGTCAAATAGATCTAGGAACCAATTTCAGCCAGAAGAAGGACCACAAATGGAATGGAAAACATCGACAATTATGAGAAGCCTCCCCAAAGTTTCTAAG ATGTATCATGAGTCAATGGAAATAGCACCACACAGTGAACAGCCTCAACAGAATACTGAGAATGGCTCCCGCTATCTCACTGACACAATGCCAACACAGGGAGACAGCAGCCATTGTTGGACTAAGGGCTTCACAGAGCAATATGAAGAAATTCCAGGAGTGTTAG AATTCAACAGTTCCCACTTAACTATATCACCAGTTTCACAGCAAAAACAACTTCACATggatattagaaaataa